From the Pseudomonas monsensis genome, the window CGTCGTTCAGCGGGCCGCCGGTATCGACCTGGCCACGGTAGTTGTCCCAGGTGCCTGCCGACAGCGACAGTTGCGTGTGGGCAGTATCGCCGCCGCGCTTGCGCACGAAGTTGACGCCACCGGCGGTGCCGCCAGCGCCTTTCATCATGCCGGCGGCGCCGCGCAGCACTTCCACGCGGTCATAGATGGCCATGTCGCTGTTGAAGCTGTCGGCCTGTACGTAGCTGCTGCCGATGTCCAGTGGCACGCCGTCGTACTGGTATTGACCGGTCATGCGAAAGCCGCGCGAGTAGAAATACTTACCGCCCATGGGCGAGTCGTACACGGTGATGCCCGGGGTCTTTTCCATCACCTGTTCGATGGTGTTGAGGTTCTGGTCATCAAGCATTTTGCGCGTCATGACCGTGACCGACTGCGGTGTGTCTTTCAGCGAGTGCACGCCTTTGCCAATGGTCACGCCACCGGTGGTGTAGGAGTTGCTGCCTTCGGTGGTGGCGCCCATGCTTTGCGCGTTGACGTTGGTCGGAGCCAGTTCCATCGTGTCGCCGGTGGCCGGGCCGAGCACCGTCACGGTGTTGCCGTCACGCTGATAGCGGATGCCGGTGCCCTTGAGCATCGCGTTCAGCGAATCATCGCCCTGATAGCGCCCGTTGAGCGCACTGGAGCGCAGGCCTTGCAGGCTTTCCGGGCTGTAGACGATTTGCAGACTGGTCTGTTGACCAAGCGTCTGCAGCGCCTGCGCCAGTGGCTGGGCCGGAATGTTCAGGGTCCATTCCTGCGCCTGCACATATGGCGTGACAGCGACGGACAGGGCCAGACCCAGGCCGGTGCCGGCCAGGCGGGAACGTGTGGCGCCCTGCATCAGCAGGGCTCGAGTCAGAGGGCGAAGCATGAAACGGGATGCGGACATGAGGTTAAGACCTTGGCAGGTATAGTTGTTAATGGTTCTTATTCATCTCATTAAGACGAGGAAGCCGCGGCAAACCGGAAAACTATTTTTCCGGCCTGGCTGCGGCCCCGTGTTTCAAGCAGTCTGCAGTTCGCTTTTGACCTTGCCGGCCTCCATGCGCACCAGTTGGTCGGCGACGTCGAAGTAACGGTCATCGTGGGAAATCACGATGATGGTTTTGCCCAGGCGCTTAAGGTCGGGCAGCAACTCGGTGTAGAAAATCCGCCGGAAGGTCGGGTCCTGATCCGCCGCCCATTCATCGAACACCAGCACCGGACGCTCTTCGAGCCAGGCGTTGACCAGCGCCAGGCGCTTGCGCTGGCCGGTGGACAAATCGGTGGTGCTGAAGGCACCGTCGCGCACGCTGACCTTGTGCGCAATCTCCAGACGTTCGAGGTAGCGGGTGGCGTCCTGTGGGACCTGGCGGTCGCCTTGAATCAGATCATCGAACAGGTAGTAGTCGGCAAAGATCGTCGTGAAGTTCTGCCGGTAGTCATCGCGGTTGAGCGCGGTGATCGGCTGATCGTTGACGCGGATTTCGCCTTCGGTCGGGGCGTACAGGCCGAGCAGCAATTTGATCAGCGTGGTTTTGCCGCAACCGTTTTCGCCGACGATAAACACGATCTCGCCTTGTTCGATGCGCAGGTTGACTGGCCCCAGACGGAACGGTTCGCTGCCAGCCACCGGCGGGAAGGCGTAGCGCACATTGTTCAGTTCCAGACTGTTGACGGCCCCGGGCTTCTGGCCCTGGTCTTCCAGCAACAGGTGCGGTTCGGGCGAGGAGAATTGCTCGCTCAGCTCGGCGATCCGGCGGAAGGCGATCTGCGCGCGGCTGATGATCGGCAAGGTGCTGACCAGATGCTCCAGCGGCCCCTTCATGTACAGCAGCACCAGCACGAACCCGCTCATCACCGCTTTGTCGCCGCTGGGCCAGAAGGATTGCAGGGCCAGCGCCATGCCGATGACCACGAAGAACAACATGGAACCGAAGGATTTGGCGATGACGAACGTGTTGATGGATTTGATCTGGGTGTCGCAGATCTTCTCGGCAGTTTTCTGAATGCCGGCGACGAACATGCGCTGGCGACGCGGACGGTGAATGCGCAGTTCCTTGGCGCCTTCGGCAATTGCGTTGTAGTGCTTTTGCAGTTCATCTTCGCAGTCGCGTGCGGCGTAGAAACCGCGCATGCCCCTGGCCCGGGCAATCGCTTGAATCGTGGTGCCGATCGCAATCGCCACCAGCATCATCAGGAACATCGGCCACGACAGCATCGCCAGGTAACCGAGGCAGCCGAGGGTGACGGTCATGGAGATCGCCAGTGGCGCAAAGGCGAAGGCGAAGTCGCTGATGGTGTCGACGTCATGGGTCAGCACCGGGATCAGCCGGTGGCTGCGATAGCGCTCGATCTGGTCGATCGGCGCCGACAGGACCTTTTCCCCCAGTTCTTTGCGCAATTTGGCGATGATGTGCTGGCCGACGTAGTTGGTGCCGATGTCCGACAGAATCGTCGTCAGCAGCGCCAGTGCACAGAGCCCGGCGAAGATCATCACCACGGTACGGGTCAGGCCGTCATCGGAGTGCAGGGCATTGTTGATGGTGGCCAGCAGCACGGTGACGCTCAGGCCGCCGATCATGCCGAGCACGATGGACGCAGAGACGATCAGGCGGAAGGGCTTGAGCAGGGCGAACAATTCGTTGATCGCCCCACGCGTAGGCTTGGTCATGGAGGATTCCTGCTTCGGTGCGGAGGGAGTGCCGGTACTTAAGGAAAACGAATGGTCACGCAGTTTCTTTAAACGACCGCAGACGGGCTGCGGTCGTGGCGGGCAGGCTCAGAGGTCGCGCACGACCCGGAAGCCGAGCCAGTCGCCCTTGCTGGTCGGCCAGCTGCTGTTGCGGTTGCCGGAGCGCGAAAACACTGGCGCTTCGCCCCAGTCGTTGCCGCGCATGACCTGGCGTTCGCAGTTTTCCTGGGTCCAGGGACGACCGTCGTTGGGCACCCCGGCGTAGTCCTTGTGATAACAGTCGGCGGTCCATTCGTAGACGTTGCCGTGGGCGTCGTAAACGCCGAAGGCGTTGGCCGGGAAGGTGCCGGCCGGCGAGGTGAAGTTGTAGCCGTCGGCAGCGCCATAGGTGTTGGCGTGTTTGGAAATCTGGTAGTTGTTGCCTTCATCGAACGGGAACGGGAAAGGTCCGGTGCTGCCGCCACGGGCGGCGTACTCGCGGATCGATTCGCTTTGCAGGCGATAGGCCTGGCCGGTCTTTTTCGACAGCCAGTCGATGTAGCCCTGGGCTTCGGCGACGTTCATGCACACCGCCGGGTCGCGCGCGGTCTGTTTGAATTGCGGTTTGCCGGCGGTGCAGCGGCGGCCGGGGCGGTCGTC encodes:
- the pvdO gene encoding dihydropyoverdine dehydrogenase, which codes for MKKPHASFPFKALPALALTALCAGLLPAAAQAATPPAPGKVFKDCKDCPEMVVLPTGTFTMGTPEDEVGREPDEGPRHEVTFSKPFAISRFQVLVGEWDAYVRETGNKPYDFDDRPGRRCTAGKPQFKQTARDPAVCMNVAEAQGYIDWLSKKTGQAYRLQSESIREYAARGGSTGPFPFPFDEGNNYQISKHANTYGAADGYNFTSPAGTFPANAFGVYDAHGNVYEWTADCYHKDYAGVPNDGRPWTQENCERQVMRGNDWGEAPVFSRSGNRNSSWPTSKGDWLGFRVVRDL
- a CDS encoding cyclic peptide export ABC transporter codes for the protein MTKPTRGAINELFALLKPFRLIVSASIVLGMIGGLSVTVLLATINNALHSDDGLTRTVVMIFAGLCALALLTTILSDIGTNYVGQHIIAKLRKELGEKVLSAPIDQIERYRSHRLIPVLTHDVDTISDFAFAFAPLAISMTVTLGCLGYLAMLSWPMFLMMLVAIAIGTTIQAIARARGMRGFYAARDCEDELQKHYNAIAEGAKELRIHRPRRQRMFVAGIQKTAEKICDTQIKSINTFVIAKSFGSMLFFVVIGMALALQSFWPSGDKAVMSGFVLVLLYMKGPLEHLVSTLPIISRAQIAFRRIAELSEQFSSPEPHLLLEDQGQKPGAVNSLELNNVRYAFPPVAGSEPFRLGPVNLRIEQGEIVFIVGENGCGKTTLIKLLLGLYAPTEGEIRVNDQPITALNRDDYRQNFTTIFADYYLFDDLIQGDRQVPQDATRYLERLEIAHKVSVRDGAFSTTDLSTGQRKRLALVNAWLEERPVLVFDEWAADQDPTFRRIFYTELLPDLKRLGKTIIVISHDDRYFDVADQLVRMEAGKVKSELQTA